The following proteins come from a genomic window of Bactrocera tryoni isolate S06 chromosome 1, CSIRO_BtryS06_freeze2, whole genome shotgun sequence:
- the LOC120778711 gene encoding fibrinogen-like protein A isoform X2 has product MLRCILFLLLHYILWFPIKNVCGETLDSSTIYDYNCDVQIDVVKTFIQKLEAVEKREDDILAQISLIKTKLQSVEEQLSVRKSVPSSCLEAAAESFKSGVYNITLEKFSGTPFAVYCNEEVDYGGWLVIQRRVSDDVDFYRDWRDYKNGFGVLNENYWIGLEKLHALTSSCQHELYIELQRYSGESYYARYTEFVVGSESDGYPLKILGTYTGTAGDSLEPHFCTKAPGGLKRVIVVILMDHMDKGKEASIGTTYIRMKL; this is encoded by the exons ATGCTCCGCTGTATATTGTTCCTGTTACTACATTATATATTGTGGTTTCCCATTAAGAACGTTTGCGGAGAAACGCTAGATTCAAGCACGATTTATGACTATAATTGTGATGTCCAAATAGATGTCGTTAAAACGTTCATTCAGAAATTGGAAGCTGTGGAAAAGCGGGAAGATGATATTTTGGCacaaatatctttaattaaaacCAAACTGCAATCGGTTGAGGAACAGCTGAG TGTTCGAAAGTCGGTGCCTTCAAGCTGTTTGGAGGCAGCAGCTGAGAGCTTCAAAAGTGGTGTTTACAATATAACATTGGAGAAGTTTAGTGGCACACCGTTTGCCGTATACTGTAACGAAGAAGTGGACTATGGTGGTTGGTTAGTTATACAACGGCGTGTCAGTGATGATGTGGACTTTTATAGAGATTGGCGGGATTATAAGAACGGTTTTGGGGTGCTGAATGAAAATTATTGGATTGGTTTGGAAAAACTACATGCCTTAACCAGTAGTTGTCAGCATGAACTCTATATTGAATTGCAGAGGTATAGTGGTGAAAGTTATTATGCGCGCTACACGGAATTTGTAGTCGGCAGTGAATCGGACGGCTATCCTCTTAAAATATTGGGTACTTATACAGGCACTGCTGGCGATAGCTTGGAACCTCAC TTTTGTACGAAGGCGCCTGGTGGTTTAAAACGTGTTATCGTAG TCATCTTAATGGACCATATGGACAAAGGAAAAGAGGCATCAATTGGAACAACATACATCAGAATGAAACTTTGA
- the LOC120778711 gene encoding fibrinogen C domain-containing protein 1-like isoform X1: protein MLRCILFLLLHYILWFPIKNVCGETLDSSTIYDYNCDVQIDVVKTFIQKLEAVEKREDDILAQISLIKTKLQSVEEQLSVRKSVPSSCLEAAAESFKSGVYNITLEKFSGTPFAVYCNEEVDYGGWLVIQRRVSDDVDFYRDWRDYKNGFGVLNENYWIGLEKLHALTSSCQHELYIELQRYSGESYYARYTEFVVGSESDGYPLKILGTYTGTAGDSLEPHVGMKFTTRDQDNDISSINNCAVLYEGAWWFKTCYRSHLNGPYGQRKRGINWNNIHQNETLKSTQMMIRPTEKCLKRMSLKAK, encoded by the exons ATGCTCCGCTGTATATTGTTCCTGTTACTACATTATATATTGTGGTTTCCCATTAAGAACGTTTGCGGAGAAACGCTAGATTCAAGCACGATTTATGACTATAATTGTGATGTCCAAATAGATGTCGTTAAAACGTTCATTCAGAAATTGGAAGCTGTGGAAAAGCGGGAAGATGATATTTTGGCacaaatatctttaattaaaacCAAACTGCAATCGGTTGAGGAACAGCTGAG TGTTCGAAAGTCGGTGCCTTCAAGCTGTTTGGAGGCAGCAGCTGAGAGCTTCAAAAGTGGTGTTTACAATATAACATTGGAGAAGTTTAGTGGCACACCGTTTGCCGTATACTGTAACGAAGAAGTGGACTATGGTGGTTGGTTAGTTATACAACGGCGTGTCAGTGATGATGTGGACTTTTATAGAGATTGGCGGGATTATAAGAACGGTTTTGGGGTGCTGAATGAAAATTATTGGATTGGTTTGGAAAAACTACATGCCTTAACCAGTAGTTGTCAGCATGAACTCTATATTGAATTGCAGAGGTATAGTGGTGAAAGTTATTATGCGCGCTACACGGAATTTGTAGTCGGCAGTGAATCGGACGGCTATCCTCTTAAAATATTGGGTACTTATACAGGCACTGCTGGCGATAGCTTGGAACCTCACGTGGGTATGAAATTTACCACTCGTGATCAAGATAATGACATCTCTTCCATTAATAATTGTGCAGTTTTGTACGAAGGCGCCTGGTGGTTTAAAACGTGTTATCGTAG TCATCTTAATGGACCATATGGACAAAGGAAAAGAGGCATCAATTGGAACAACATACATCAGAATGAAACTTTGAAATCAACGCAAATGATGATACGCCCCACAGAGAAATGTCTAAAGCGCATGTCACTGAAGGCCAAatga